Genomic window (Syngnathus typhle isolate RoL2023-S1 ecotype Sweden linkage group LG4, RoL_Styp_1.0, whole genome shotgun sequence):
CAAACTCGTTGTTGAGGTCCCATTTGTACCGATACGTAAGAAGCCTTAATGCGATGTATGGATGAGTTCAAACGATACTCTCCTTTTAATCCCATCTCTGATAAGGAAAAAATGTCTATGACTTTGAAATGTATTAGCAAGAGACTCAGTGGCCAGCGGACTGTAAATGGGCTGTGTTGAGGCAACTGGGTAACAATGGCAAGAAGCTACTGAGCACTTTTGGAAGGCCTGCAGCTACCAGTTGGCGTTATTGACATCGGGGGGGTTGTTTGCACACAAGCCCGTGAAGGCATGATGATAATTAACTTCCCCTGGCTGGCCCAtcagaaaaaacatttgaataagaAGCAGGAGAATAAGAATCAGTGGGGGATGGTTGTCTCCAGTCAAATTGTCACAGTCAAATCATCCCAGCAGCTACTGTTAACATGAAACTTCGGTTACTACAGTTAAACGTTTATTGAAACGACAGAAATCTTTTTAGAACATGTTTTCTCTTTACAATATTGCTTCCAAATGGGACCAATGGGACCATGAGAAGACTTTTAATTGAAAATAGgggtaaaatagaaaataatgaaGGTAGATAGATTTACAATTCATGAGATGCAATAAATGTTCATTTGAAAGTAAAATTCGACACTAAATTTTTAAACCATGGCTCTTACTTTCATTGCATGTGATATACGTATAGGTGGCCTCATAAGGCTCGCTGTAACAGCAAATCTAATGTGTATAAATGTAAAATCTCATGACATTACATAATTGCCTCATGCATTTGATTATCTATTTCAATcaatctgcatgtgtgtgtttgctgtgtgtgtgttaaaagtGTAGACGAATAAAATTCTAGTCTAAACCCACCACTGGTCTGTTGAAACATGATTGATAGAGACAGAATTGACAGCTTTGGATGTTGTGCAACGTTCCGCATTCTTAGGGGGGCAGATTTGGCCTACCGGCCTTAAATTCACACGTGGACTGTCTCATTGAACTCctgtcatgtttttattttttgcacaaaTAGCTGACGCTGTAAGACCTACGTCTGCTCCCTCATTAAATTTCATTCATCTAGCAGGGGGGCAGAGGTTGCATGTTTGTCCTGTTGTGATTGCGTTTGACCTAACCACATCATATTTCACATTTCATGCAGGCAGCTCCACCCAGGGAGTGGTTTCTTTGTTTGGGACTGAATTGTGTGTATTTATGCCGCAAGGAAAACAGTCGTCTCTATATCTTATATGCACTGCTCTGTTCTTTTAGCTGTTCTACCCTTAATAAGATCAAGAAAATACACTACATAAAACGGCCTTCTTTTTCACAAAAGCTCAGGATCCTCGAATACCAACTCATCCACTTGTCTTCAGCACTGGAATCTCATTTGAACCACATCATGACGCAGTCACAGGAaaatgaaacaacaacaatcacgGTTCATTTGAGTCTCAACAGCTGAGTCACTTGGCAGACTGATATACACCACACTCAAAGGTGAAAGGACGAAACTCGAGCTTGTCAGGCACCTTAGGGTTGCTATGACGACAGCAGCCGCTTCCTTTCTCTCAATTGGGGCAGAAAAGACTCGGGGGACCTGTAAGTTAGAAGCTCCACCCACTTGATTCACAAAGGTATCACTTGCAAACCAGGATGCAACAAGTTATTTCAATACAAACTTGACATTTAACAGTTCTGTCATGCAATCTGGGTTCacttatttatgtatgtatgtttgtacGATCCGTGCATACGATTGGATTCAGTTGCGGGCGTGTCGCTTTTGTTGAGAGGCGTAGAAGCAGGTTTAGCAGGTTGTTCCTTGCGTGAGTGCTCCCTCCTCTCACAGGGTGACTGCTGAATCATTCGGGCTGATCACTCAATGAAGATAATTGTTGCTGGAGCACCTGTTCTCCTATGAGAGAGCCCAAGAATAAGGTAAGGATTTACTGGGGAAGGCTTGATTTGTCTCATTGTCCAGCAAAGTACAAGCTAAATGTCAAACTCTAAGATCAATAGACACTTTTCTCATAAATAACTTGTGTGGGAGTATGTGAGTCAATATTTCTAAGAGGAACCTGTAACAACAACAGAAGCTCAAACATCCTCACACATTGACATTTTAGAATTGAGTAGTGAAGAGTACATCAACGTAGAATAGAAAAATTGTTCAAAATGTGGCCATGATCTGGctgtttattttatatttgcaaTTTAAGGATTAATGTTTTGATGAACACTGAGCAGCATGACAAGGTAGTTAATAAAGCTACAATCAAAACACGGAAAAAATAATTTAGAATAGAGTAATGAGGgtacaattatttaaaaaacaaaaataattacagttaAATCAAACTCTCAATTTGAGCCATTTAATTTTAAAGGTGGCAAAACCAAATGAGTTGGTGTACTTACAGTTGTACAGAAGTTTGTGAATGGGCATTCATATGAAAAAAATGTATGATTATTTTGCATTTGTCAGTAAAGTGAGGTTATATGACCACTTTGATTCTTATTTTTCCAGCTTGAATTACAATTTAGAATTTGTTATATTGTCTCAATTTCTCTAATTATAGTCCCCTCCCtacctcatttttatttttggtcgtATTTATCAAGAGCAAGATTAAAACATGTCACAAAGGGTATACTGTATAAAAAGCTCAACATAAAATGTATTATCTTACTAACAGTTGGACCACAAATCAAATAGGTACGTGTAACAAGTACAGGGCATGGGTAATGGGCAGGACTGCAACTGGCGGTTGACCAATCCAGGGTCTGCCCTGCAACTCGCCtataaagtcagctgggataggctccaactcAAGTCCAACCCTAACGAGGAAAATTAGTACAGAAAATAGATGTTTGGAAGGGCGGGACTGCAATACAATGTGACGATGAGATCAGATGTGTTAATAAAGGAGATTTAACATTCTTCAATGTATCGCAGATGTATTGGCATGTCCTCTGCTGTATTGTAAGCAAACTTTAGGAGCTTAATTGAGAGTTTGAGAGCCCATTAGTTCATCTCTATATGTTATTTCACTAAAGTTTCATGGAATGTACAGTATAAGGTGAGTCAAAAAAGTTCCAGGATTGATGTCATTCAAAACCTCACTTCGATAACCACCACATATATAAAGAGATTGTGTGGGTGTTTGCTTCATTCAGTGTGTGAAAATAGGCCAGAGTTGTGTCACGATAACTTGTGACTTGTTCACCATAAAAATACACCTGGTCGGAATAACCTCTGCGCTCCAGCAGTACTTTGGTGTTAAATCATAATGTTTTGTTTCACCCTCGTCTCTCTGATAATGGTGCTTTTTGAAGAATGGTCCTTTTTTGTCAGGAGTTCAAATCAGTTGGTATGCGTCAAATTGTTATTAATAGAAATaatcttttgtgtgttttagggGCATACCACAAGGAAGAAATGGAAAGGCATTTTATCATCACCATACACCTGCTGCTATTTGTTCATACTTTTTATTTCGTATCGCTCAAGAATACAACAGATTCCCCAGTGCACACTTTTAATAATGACTGGTTGCGTCAGCAAGATCTTGTTGCTAACGAGGAAGGAGAAAATGGGCAGGAAGGTGATGTGTCTCATATGGGAAGAGGCAACAATTCCAGCAGTGTAGTATATGACGAAGAGAATGACGTCGAGCAGAATGAAATCGAAGCATTCGACGATCTGAATGTTGCCATAACTACCGAGCCTCCCACTTCCCCAAATGCCTCAACAGTGCAACCTGAACTGTCAGATGATAAAACCAACATCACAAACACAGAATCAAAACAAAGTAACGTCAGCAAAACCGAGGGGGGGTTTATGAATTCAACCACACCTGCTGCGATTCCGGATGTTGATCTACTCAATGAAAACGCAACCATTTCTCCTGATTTCGCCAATCACACCGATACAAACAACACAACTACCTTGGCACCAGAGATCTTGGATTTCAATGAAAACACAACagtaaacacaacaacaattaaGACCACAACCATAACAACATCAGGGAATGAAACGGTGTCAACCAACGTAACAGAATCTAATGAAACCAATGTGACAACCACGGCAGCAACAGAGATGAACACAACATCTGCAACATCTTCATCACCAGACCCTTTTCCCCTGGAACCCATCACTGTGACAACCGTTGCTCCTGAAACACCTGAAGGCAACTTGACAGATAAACAGGCATCTTCAGGGAGCAGCTCAAACACAGGTAGAGTTACATTTTTGGCTGTCCAAATTTTGTTGAAACCCGAATTTCTTGTTTTTGTCCACACACAAATTTTGTCTAAGGTCACTGAGAACTGAAATCTAAATATGATAccagattgaaaaaaaacaacaagtggCATTAATACTATTATACTCTAGTTGGCCAAAAAGGTTGATCCTCAATTTAGGTGTAACGGATTGAAGCAGAACTAGGGAACTTTACAGTGATATAATCCTCTCACGATCATTTTTAGGTTTGAAGTTTGATATTCAAACTCATTGTTTAAAATCATACAGTAGCTATCAGTTGTCACTTATTTGGTTACTTTATTCTGTCCACCATCTCACCTATATCCATTTAGTTTTCCACAAGCTGAGGACAAACATCCCTTCTTTCAATAGAAAAGGCTTGGGCTTAGGTTTCAGCTCCCTATTTTGCctgaaggctccttttataACATCTTACTCAGCAGGAACAATGATACATTATTTCAGTGGAAAAAAACCCCTGAAATAAAGAGCTGGATTTCAGAGATACCTGATCTGCAGCTACACCGGCATATAAATGATTTTCAAATTCATACTATCTGCATAGTGATACCGAGTGTGAAATCAactttaaaaaagtaatttaaTCATAGTTAAACAATAATTATGATTGGATTACAACATAATATATCTTGAATGCCATTACAATGCACATAGAGTGGTCGTCTCCCAATCTAAAGATTGCGGGTTCACTCTGTCTAATGTGACAATGTTGAAGTGACCTTGACCAAGATATAAACCCAAGTTGATCCTGATGATCAATACGTAAACGAGGTAAAAGTGTTTGAGTACTGAAGGTAGAAAAGTCCCATACAAGTGTAAGTCCAAGTCCAAAGATGTGTGCCTTTAACGTTAAAACAAACTGCTTCAGAACAGTTTTTCTTAAAGAGGGAAAACTAAATAcatgaataaaaacatgaaataaatcattttgagtTTAAGCAATTTTAGTTCCTCACCGTTTCTTCCAGAGAGTTAATATCCGCTGGACCTGGACTGGGTTGCTCAAGGCACAGAATTGTTATCCAGGCAGGTTGGGACGAAATAGCCATTAAATTTTCTAAAGTTCTAAAAATTAAAGTTTTTGATTACTAGCCTAATTcaaaagcaataaaaaatatatgtgcGTGCATTAGACTGGAAGTGACGCTACTAAGACAGAGTGGATGACTTAAAAGAGAAGAGAGGTCGCGAGTATATCGGTAGAAGGAGGATGAAGATGGCGCTGGTAGGAAAGAGAACTAGAGGAAGACCAGAGAGAAGATTGATAGATTAGTAGTGAGGGAAGACGTGAGGGCAGCTGGTGTTATAGAGCAGGATGAAAAAGCTCGTCTTTAATGGAAAGGTATGAGGCACTGTGGCGACCCCTGACTGGAAAAGCTAAAAtatgaaaaatttaaaaaaggggaATAAGGTTTTTTCCTTATTAATGTTCCTACTTGTAATCTGAATATGTTGGGCGAGGTTGGTATTTGTGTGCATTTCCAGTGGGCTAAGTTTAACAAGTTTAATATTCAGATTAATTGAGTGGTAACTCCAGTGGTCCGTCTCGTAAAGATATTCAAAGCATGTTTCAGCCAAAGTTACAAAATACTACATTGATGAAATCTCTTTTCGTCCTTCCTTCTAACCCTTCGTTTCCTTATCTTATTCTGAAGGGTGGCCATCCGAGACCAGCACGAACAAACGAAATGAAGCGTGGGGAGCTATATTAGGTACAGCAGTGGTTGTATCCTTAGTGGGACTGGTGGCATACATCATCCTGAAAAAAAGACACATCAAAGGTTTCTCACACAGAAAACTGGTTGAGGAGTTCCCCTCTGAACCAGGTAAGATGATACAATACATCATAATGCATAGGAGTCATATACAGACAAAGTAGACAATGGACAAATAATGTCTGTCTAATATTGGgtctaaaaataagaaaaaaaaaaggtaaatctGAATACACGGTAGAAACGGTCACTGTATGCAAAACCACTTCAAGTATAAAAGTGGCCTggtgttttttgttattttgagcTAGATAAAAAACGAACTAATGAACTGGCTAACTAACTcgccaactaactaactaactaactaactaactaactaactaactaactaactaactaactaactaactaactaactaactaactaactaactaactaaccaaccaaccaaccaaccaactaactaactaactaactaactaactaactaactaactaaaacaaaaaaaagagcagctGATAAAACCAGGCATCGAGTCTAAGAGTTTTGGCCAACACTGCTGTTCTACAGTCTGATAGTGATGGGCAGAAAGTATGTTGGTTGCTCATTACACAATCAGTTTTACTTGGACTAACTCTCTAACAGTTTGAAACAGCACATTGGCAATAACACTGACATTTGTTCATAATTTaaattgcacacacacatacacgcatgtatgcacacacacacgcacacacacgtgtaaTGATCTCACACTGTGTATAAATAAGGGCATGTACCAAGGCAATTTGCAATCAAGCAAGAAATGTCACTTATTAACTAGAATTACATGCTTAACCTTCTTGTTAAAGTCAAAAACTAAATGTAGGTAcacaatgaaaataaaagatCATGCTGTTGTATTAAATCTCTAAAGTAGGTATATGAATTTCTGAGATTACTTGCATCACAATGAAATCAAGTGTAAGGCTTTTGAGAGCTTTTTTAAATTAAGGCCACTTCAATCATGCATAACTTATATTCACTAAATAAATGGCACGGTATATACTATGGAGTATGAAGCATTCTTACAGTGATTGCAGATTAATGACAAATTCTCTTCAATGTACATGACCTTGGTTTGGCAGTAACGGAATAGATGaactccacatgtcacaaccaTAGAAATTGAAATATGGCTGGTTGCAAAGTAGGACACGTAGGTCAAAGTGGACAAGAAGTCACCAATTATTAAATGATAAAAGAAGAATGGAACGTAGCGCCACTAGAAAATTGGACAATTTGGGCTGTATTTTTGTAGACAGCGGGAACAAATCTTAATTTTATGTGAGGGCAAGGCTTGAGTAGGCCAATTGGCAGACCAAGCTGGGCGTGCCGGTGCAGCATGTTCTTGGATGAGCCGACTCAGACCACATCTAAATGCTGGCGCAGGATAGACAGCTGGTTGAACGTGCATTTGGATGGACGTCAGACACATTTGATTTGTAAATATGTGAACAGTGTACTTCACAAAGCAGGTGTACTTTCTGCCATTTCCAGACTATAGTGCATGACTAGTGCAGTCCATTTCAAGCGAATGAGAAAGAACACTTTGATTTGCGCCCTTTAAGTTATTTTTATGAAACGTCACTCGCCTTCCATTCGGTAATTTAGTGTTCCCAAACTTGTATTGAGACAAAACACATATTTGACATGAGAAAAATCTTTGTCTTGAGTCTTTGACCTCTGTTCAGTGAGAACATTCACTAGACAACTGATGATACACAACCAGTGcttgaattttattttctttaaatattagTTTTATAGCTCATCGTTAGTAACCTTTTTATGTCCATGTTCATTTTCAAGTTCTGAGATTGGACAACGGTGAACCTTTGGATCTGAATTTTGGTGGCTCAGCTTATTACAACCAGGGACTACAAGGAGACAACATTCAAATGGCGAACCTTCCTCGGCGTCAGATAAAGTAGAAATACACATGGACCATGGATCTTTCGACAGGGAGTTTGTTGAATGACATTGCCAAAATAAGATTTTGGGTCAACTGAATACTTGATTTGAAGTCTCAATGATTTTAAAACTCATTCAATGCCATCTATTTTTAGACCCCCCTTTACCATACCACGTGAAAAggattttaaatacatttaaataagtgCCACTGATAGAATTGCTGGATGAAAAAAATCCcttgtttttaatttaatgcCTGCAACTCATTCCAAAATGTTGGGAGGACATGTTTACCACTGTGTTACATCTCCTTTCCAACACCAACGCTTAATAAGCCTTTGGGAACTGAGGACACTGAAGCTTTGTTGGTGGATTTTCTTTCCATTCTTGCTTGTTGTGCAATTTAATCGTCCGGGGTTTTTAGTATCATATTTTCTGTTTCACAATTTGCCACACAGGACTCGACTGCTTGTCTCGTGCTTGCAATACCTGAAAATAATTTGCCTggatatgttgctccaaaacaTACCTGTGTATTCATTTGGACGTTGATTGAAAAGGATTTGCAAATATTTGTAATctctttttttgacattttaacaAATGTCCCAACTTGATTGAAATTGGGGTTTATAATTGTGCCTGTAAAACATTaatgtgtttacaaaataaaatgagaagCCAATACGAACAATTAACTTATGTTGCATTAGTTTTGGCATGCTACCTTAAGCTGACCCAATTTTGCCAATCTATCCTCCGTCATCATTCATTAAAATAATCATCCTTCCGTCACCGTCCGTCTTAAGTTGTGCTTTCGGTTGCTGTTAGCCATAACCACACTCCATAACAAGACATACTAGCTCTCAAAGAAAACAGTATTTCAAGTAGCTGTTGTACTCACAGACTGAGGTTTTGGTATTCCATGAAGTTAAATATTTGGTTGTGTGATAGTTGCATCAATAATATCTTCCTAAACATTCTATGAcctctagtcaagtcaagtcaagtcaagtcaagtttatttgtatagccctaaatcacaagcagtctcaaagggcttcacatagacagaaaatgacaattattctcaaagcatcccctgatcttaagctcccaaaagggcaaggaaaaacttaaaaacccctagcagggggaaaatgagaaaccttgagaagtgaccacagatggaaggatccccctttcaggatcaccaggttgaaatggatgcagagaggatgaCCTCTACACGTTGAGAGATACAAGACTTCTTTTGTACAGTGGTGTGATGCACCTCTGAGCGTTACATCACCTACAGCATACCAAGCAGAGATTGTGAAATGCACAGTAGTGTAACAAACTTCTTCCAAATTTCATTGCAATTCTTCTCATGAGCTTTTTTTGACTTTTAGTGACGACCTTCATTCAGCGAGTGTCTCTAAtgtcaatatattttttatacttGGGGAGAATAATTGTTTTGTAGATGTTTTGTTAGCCagtcaaacaaaataaaaacatattgtcacatgttttttttgccaGATAGACTAGTGCTAATGAATGTGGTCTAATTTTGATTCATAAGCGCCAGTTTGGTTAGAACAGCCACCTATAACCCAAGAGGTACGTATgtaactttttgttgttgtttaatcCATTGGTGACAGGTGGGCTTTATTCTAATTCAGCTTTGTTCTAATTTAACTTTGCTCTAAAATACGACACGATCAATCAAAAGCAGCACTTTACGGCACAGTAATGGGGTGCAGCACTGTTCAAAAATAATGCTGTGTATTCTGCACGTCATATCACTGATTGATTGAAGTTTTTGATTTGTGTTACCTCTCTTGATGTTCCCACCCTTAATGCATATCAATATTCAATTTGCATGCCCCCCCCCACTGTAACTATATGTATTGTTTGTATGagaatttgcatttatttattttccatataTAAAATCTTCAACTGTGGGCGAAAATAAACTGTGGTTGTTTCTAAGTGGACTTGGACTTAAATACACACATTGGAACCTTCACCCCACAGATCttaaatagaatagaatagaatagaatagaatagaatagaatagaatagaatagaatagaatagaatagaatagaatagaatagaatagaatagaatagaatagaatagaatagaatagaatagaatagaatagaatagaacttGACTGCTCTGTTTAACTTTACAGTTCATCACTTCATCCAAAAATGCATGTTTGTAGACTGGTCAGGACTACTGTAGCTGGTATGGGAAacccttctaaaaaaaaaaaaaaaaaaaattcataccaTCTTAAGCCCCTATCTTACTGAACGTTTTTGAACGCAGCAAATGTTTTGTCCTCGTCATTCAAAGTCACAAATGCTTGCCAAACGACTGCCGGAAGTTCACCTGCACTTTTCCCTTGCGACAAGAAAAATCAGTAAAACAGTTGCCATACGCTTTGCCAACATTTGCAACCTTGGACGAACTTTGACAAACTGACGTGAAAAAACCTTTGTGTGGTTTACCTTTTCTATAGCATAcagacaaaatgaataaaatctaTATATTGCTTAACGCATAGTAAACTAAAGATCAACTCATCAGTGATGTAATCAATCCACAACACAGAGTGGATTGTGTTTGACTTTGGAAGTTCCACACTTCACAAAAACAGCTTGGAGCCAATCACAGC
Coding sequences:
- the muc15 gene encoding mucin-15, with amino-acid sequence MERHFIITIHLLLFVHTFYFVSLKNTTDSPVHTFNNDWLRQQDLVANEEGENGQEGDVSHMGRGNNSSSVVYDEENDVEQNEIEAFDDLNVAITTEPPTSPNASTVQPELSDDKTNITNTESKQSNVSKTEGGFMNSTTPAAIPDVDLLNENATISPDFANHTDTNNTTTLAPEILDFNENTTVNTTTIKTTTITTSGNETVSTNVTESNETNVTTTAATEMNTTSATSSSPDPFPLEPITVTTVAPETPEGNLTDKQASSGSSSNTGWPSETSTNKRNEAWGAILGTAVVVSLVGLVAYIILKKRHIKGFSHRKLVEEFPSEPVLRLDNGEPLDLNFGGSAYYNQGLQGDNIQMANLPRRQIK